From a region of the Corvus cornix cornix isolate S_Up_H32 chromosome 2, ASM73873v5, whole genome shotgun sequence genome:
- the KRIT1 gene encoding krev interaction trapped protein 1, translating to MGNPENIGDAYVAVIRPKNTASLNSREYRAKSYEILLLEVPIEGQKKKRKKVLLETKLQGGTEITQSILDYVLEATKPISPANQGIKGKRVVLMKKFPLDGEKAGQEASLYIVPTVVKDNTKYTYSPGCPVFYCLQDIMRVCSESSTHFATLTAKMLIALDKWLDERHTQSHSIPALFRPSPLERIKTNVINPAYAIEPGQTESSLHMGYTALEIKSKMLALEKADMCIYNPLFGSDLQYTNRVDKVVINPYFGLGAPDYSKIQIPKREKWQRSMSSVTEDKEHQWVDDFPLHRSACEGDSDLLSHLLDKKFSVNQLDSDHWAPIHYACWYGKVEATRMLLEKGKCNPNLLNGQLSSPLHFAAGGGHAEIVQILLNHPEIDRHITDQQGRSPLNVCEENKQNEWEEAAKLLKEAINKPYEKARIYRMDGSYRSVELKHGNNTTVQQIMEGMRLSQETQQYFTIWICSENLSLQLKPYHKPLQHIRDWPEIFTELTNLDPQRETSQLFLRRDVRLPLEIEKKIEDPLAILILFDEARYNLLKGFYTSPDAKLITLASLLLQIVYGNYESKKHKQGFLNEENLKSIVPITKLKSKAPHWTNRILHEYKNLSTSEGVSKEMHHLQRMFLQNCWEIPTYGAAFFTGQIFTKASSSSHKVIKVYVGVNVKGLHLLNMETKALLLSLKYGCFMWQLGDGDTCFQIHSLENKMSFIVHTKQAGLVVKLLMKLNGQLMPSERNE from the exons AAGCCACCAAACCAATTTCACCAGCCAATCAGGGTATTAAag GAAAGCGTGTAGTGTTAATGAAGAAGTTTCCTCTAGATGGAGAGAAGGCAGGCCAAGAGGCATCTCTTTACATTGTTCCAACTGTTGTGAAAG ATAATACAAAATATACATACAGTCCCGGATGCCCTGTGTTCTACTGTTTACAAGACATCATGAGAGTCTGCAGTGAATCCAGCACACATTTTGCTACGCTTACTGCAAAAATGTTAATTGCCTTGGATAA GTGGTTGGATGAACGGCACACCCAGTCTCACTCCATCCCGGCTTTATTCAGACCATCTCCTCTTGAgagaattaaaacaaatgtgATAAACCCTGCCTATGCTATAGAACCTGGTCAAACAGAGAGCTCGTTACACATGGGTTATACTGCCCTGGAAATAAAGAGTAAAATGCTGGCCTTGGAGAAAGCAGATATGTGTATCTATAATCCTTTGTTTGGATCTGACCTTCAGTACACCAATAGG GTTGACAAGGTGGTAATAAATCCATACTTTGGCCTTGGAGCCCCAGACTATTCAAAGATTCAGATTCCTAAAAGAGAAAAGTGGCAACGTAGCATGAGCAGTGTCACAGAGGACAA GGAGCACCAGTGGGTAGATGATTTCCCTCTTCACCGCAGTGCTTGTGAAGGTGACTCTGATTTACTAAGCCACCTTCTGGATAAAAAGTTTTCTGTTAATCAGTTGGATAGTGACCACTGGGCACCAATCCATTATGCATGCTG GTATGGAAAAGTTGAAGCCACTCGAATGCTGttggagaaagggaaatgcaaTCCAAATCTTTTGAATGGTCAACTTAGCTCTCCTCTTCATTTTGCCGCTGGAGGTGGGCATGCTGAAATAGTACAAATTCTACTAAATCATCCTGAAATTGACAGA CACATTACTGATCAACAAGGAAGATCTCCACTGAATGTCTGTgaagagaacaaacaaaatgagTGGGAAGAAGCTGCAAAACTACTGAAGGAAGCCATAAATAAACCT TATGAAAAGGCACGGATTTATCGTATGGATGGGTCGTATCGCTCTGTCGAGCTGAAACACGGAAACAACACAACTGTCCAGCAAATAATGGAGGGCATGCGCTTGTCTCAAGAAACTCAGCAGTACTTCACTATCTGGATCTGTTCTGAGAACCTCA GTCTCCAGCTGAAGCCATATCACAAGCCTTTGCAGCATATTCGAGACTGGCCTGAAATATTCACTGAATTGACAAACTTGGATCCTCAAAGGGAAACttcacagcttttcctgagAAGGGATGTGAGACTTCcactggaaatagaaaaaaag ATTGAGGATCCGTTGGCTATTCTTATACTTTTTGATGAGGCCAGATATAATTTACTGAAAGGTTTTTATACATCACCTGATGCAAAGCTGATTACACTGGCAAGTCTGCTTCTGCAAATAGTCTATGGAAATTATGAGAGCAAGAAACATAAACAGGGCTTTCTAAA tGAAGAAAACCTTAAATCTATTGTACCAATAACTAAACTAAAAAGTAAAGCTCCTCATTGGACAAACAGGATACTTCATGAATACAAG aATCTCAGCACCAGTGAAGGTGTCAGCAAGGAGATGCATCACCTTCAGCGCATGTTCTTGCAGAATTGCTGGGAAATTCCTACTTATGGAGCAGCTTTTTTCACAGGACAGATATTCACCAAAGCAAGTTCAAGTAGCCATAAAGTCATCAAAGTGTATGTAGGAGTAAATGTAAAAGGGTTGCACCTTCTCAACATGGAAACAAAG GCTTTACTCCTCAGCCTAAAGTACGGTTGCTTTATGTGGCAGTTGGGAGATGGAGATACGTGTTTTCAAATCCAcagtctggaaaacaaaatgagctTTATTGTGCATACCAAACAG GCAGGACTTGTTGTAAAACTCCTGATGAAATTAAATGGCCAGCTAATGCCAAGTGAAAGAAATGAGTGA